CGGCAGCTTGGGCCGACCACATCTCGTCGACTTCGTCCAAAGAAGCGATTGGATGGAAAGACTCGGATGGCGATGGCGTACTCGATGTGAACGATGTGCCGTTCACGCTCACCGGCAAGGGTTCCTACAATCCCACGACCAGCACTTATCGGTTCAAGGGAACTAGCAGCGTGCGCACGCTGCCAAATCGCAACACATTCGGCGGCCTCAATGCGAATGTCGTTTACAACGACATTTCCATCAATAAAGTGCGCCGCGTCGAGTATTCGCTCGATGGGGGCAACAGTTGGACGACGATCACCGACTTTGCCAATACGCCGACAACCGCCAACTTCGACCTGACGATTCCCCTTAGCGCCGGCCCCCACAATCTGAAGATTCGCACGTTCGATCAACGCACGGGCGCTTCGTCCGAGATCTTCGAAACGGATATTAACGACCCTGGCACCGGCACCTCAACTCCGCCTGAATCAACGACCAGTCCAGGCACTGTAACCGGCTTCGCCTATCGCGATGACAATGGCAACGGCCAGTGGGATTTCGGCGAAGTTCCCCTCATCGACTGGGGCGTCGAGGTTCGCGATATCGACGACAATCTGCTCACGCTGAAGCACTCCCTGCGTCCCAGCGAGTATGCCGAAAACAGCGTTCTGAATACAGCGGTGCCGGGCGTCACGATTAGTGTGATTGGCCAAACCTCCGGCGGCAACCTGGTCATGTCGCGGTACAGTTCCAAAGTAAATGGCTACGTCTTCTTCGCCGGAAGTAGCGGGCGCGATACGTTCTCGACCATTCGCAATCCGTTCAATCTCAATACTCTGCAGTCGGACCGGCGCTTGAAGGTTGAGTTTGCTTCTCCAGTGACTTCCGTCAGTTTGCGTGCCTTGAGTGCCGCGGTTAGCGCCAGCACCGGAAGCGTCGCGCAATTAGAAGCTTACGATGCCGGTCATAACCTGATCGGTCGCTATACCACTTCTGCGCTTGGTATCGGGCAAAGTGAAGTGATGACCATCACGCACGGCGTTGCCGACATTAAATACGTCATCGCGCGCGGCCACCTCGAAACCGAAGTGCTGTTCGATAACCTCACATGGGGCCCCTCCACTTCGACCACCACGAATTTCGACGGCAGCTTTACGTTAGCCGCGCTACCTGCGGGCACCTATAACCTGAAGGTCATTCCGGCCCCCAACTACAACGCGGTTACTCCCCTGGATGGCCGCACGACAGTTACCGTTCCGCCGGGCGGTGGAGCCCCCGCCAACCTGTACTTTGCGTATCAATTCGGCGGTAATCCTTGGCACAACCTGCTCGATCCGCTGAATGTGGATGGCATGGGCAAGATCACCGCCTTCGACGCGCTGATCATCATCAACCATCTCAATCGCAATCCCGGCAGCACTGCCTTAGTGGCCAGCGAAGCAACTCCCGGAAATTACCTCGACGTCGATAACAACAACCTTTGCACCGCATTCGACGCCTTAAAAATCATCAATTGGCTGAACAAAAATCCTCCCGGAACTCCCTGGTCGCCTGGTGGCGGTGAGTCAACTCCAAGCATTGTCGAAACCGTCGGCACGTCCGACCTGGTTGCCGGCAGCAATGGCGCTGGAGGAGGCGGCGGTGGTGAAGCCCTGGCTCCGGCCCAAACAGCCGACGAATACTTCGCCCGCTTCCCGTTACACGGCCAACCGAATCGTGAAGACCATCACGATCACATCCATCCCGAAGATCTGGTGGACGGGCCATTTGTCGATCAGCACTTCGCAGACGAGCACGACCACGATCACGACGATCACCTAAACCACGATGAGCTTCCCTTCGGTTCCATCAACACGAACGGAATCAGCGAATTCAACCTCTTCAGCAATGAGAACTCACTCACCAGTGATTCGTCTGAAAGCGAAGACGATGGCTTGGTGAATCTCGCTTTGACTTCGACCACGTCTGGCGTTTCGTCCCTTCTCGAACGCTTGCGAACCTTGCGACTGAGTCGCGACGACGACGATGCCACCCCGATCGCACGCAAGATTCAATCCTGGCGTACTCGCTTTGAACAATTGCTCGAAGCAATCTCGGGCGACCAGGACCAACTCGCCAATCTTCCCGGCGAGCCGTCCACTCAAAACCAATCCGCAAGTTAATCGCGCTGTAAGTTGCGGCAATCGACGGCAAGCAACATACGCCAGAAAATGCCGACAAGCAGCGAGCTTTGCTGAAATTTGCGGCAAAAAAGTGGCTTTCTTCCGGATACTTCTCCAATAACCACCTGCCATTAGTAAAACGTTAACTTGATCCGGCAATGATTTCTGTGTGGTAGGATTGAATCCCTGGAGAACCCTGGGAATTGACTCAGCGGACGGCTGGAGTCATCACACTTCAGCGCACGGCGGCGCGACCTTATTTCTTCTCGGGAGCGCACCGTGAGACCAGCAGTTACCCTGCCAGTGATTGCCGTATTGATTTGGACATTCTTGAGCACCTTATCGAGTGCTCAAAAGCCTACAGTGGCGACCGACCAAAAACCAACTGTGGACGCTGCTGCTGAGTTGGCCGCCATTCGCGCCGAATCAAGCACCTTCGTCACCGCGTTCAACAAGCGGGATGCCAAGGCCGTCGCGGCCCTCTTTACTGAAGATGGTCAGTATATCGACGACGCTGGCCGCAAATTCAGTGGCCGAGCCGCCATCGAAAAAGAGTATGCCGAGCATTTCGCCCAGAATCCAACTGCCAAAATTACGATCCTGATCGACTCGCTGCGACTGCTGAGTGACGGCGCAGCAATGGAAGAAGGTCGCGCGACGGTTGATCCCGCACCAGAAGGTGCACCAGGGGTGAGCAAGTACTCTGCCGTACACGTCAAGGTTGGTGGCAAGTGGCAGATGGCGACCGTGCGCGATACCTGGGAAGCATCTCCCTCGACTCACGATAAAGTTGCTGACTTGAACTGGTTGATCGGCAATTGGTCGGCGGAAGAACATGGTGGCAAGATGGAATCGACCTGCCGCTGGATTGCCAATAAGAGTTTTGTCGAACGGCGCTATACCACCACACACGCTGACGGCACGATGACCTCGGGCCTGCAGATTATTGGTTGGAATCCCGCGGAGCGATCCGTGCAATCGTGGAACTTCAGCAACGACGGCGGACATGCCATCGGCTTCTGGTCTCCCGTTGAAAATGGTTGGTCTGCTGAGGTTCGCGGAGTCACGGGAACCGGCGCACCGACGACAGCCGTGAATCATCTCAAGCGTTTGGATGAAAATGCTTATGTCTGGCAATCCACCAACCGGACTGTCGCTGGACAGAGCGTAGCCGACACTGACGAAGTCGTGCTTAAACGACAGGCCGCTAAAAAATAGGAGTTGCCCCGCGTCCCGTCTGACTCATCGCAAATCTGAAGTTCAGGAACTGCACTCATGAAACGACAATTTCTCTTCCCGTTGGCCTTTGTTTGCCTGATCCTCGCTCCCGTGGCCGTTACCTTCGGCCGCGGCTTTGGCGGAGGTGGTGGTGGGGGTGGATTTCACGGCGGCGGAGGTGGGTTTGGCGGAGGTGGTGGCGGCTTCGGTGGAGGAAGTTTTCATGGCGGCGGTGGAGGTGGCTTTGGTGGTGGCGGCTTGGGCGGAGCCGGTGGATTTGATCGTGGCGGCGGGAACTTCGGCGGTGGTGGGTTCAGTGGTGGCGGTTTAGGCGGCGGTGGCTTCGATCGTGGTGGCATGGGCAGTGGTGGATTTGGTGGACTGGGGGGCAGTGGTCTCGGAGGGGCCGGAGGTCTCGGCGGCTTTGACCGAGGTGGTGGACTCGGCGGTAGCGGCCTCGGTGGTGGTGGATTCAATTCAGGCGGCTTTAATCGTGGCGGTCTCGGCGGTGGTGGGTTCAGTGGTGGCGGCTTCGATCGTGGCGGGCTCAGCGGTGGTGGAATTAACTCAGGTGGTTTCGATCGTGGCGGCTTCGGCGGCAATGGATTTGGCAGCGGAGGCTTCGGTGGAGCCGGTGGTCTTTCGCGCGACAGCTTCGGAGACCGCTTTAGCGGCGGAGCACCCAGTCGCAGTTCGCTCAACAACTTTCTTGGGCTTCCTTCGGATGAAGGAATGCACAATCTGAGTGGTAGTCGTCAATTCAGTGGCGATAACGTCGATGTGAATCACGGTTCCGTGGAAGGCCCGCGTGGTGGCTTCGCCACGGGGACAACAGTCACTGGTCCACGCGGCAATACAGTGGGCCGCGGGGCTGCGGTCGGTCCGAATGGCGGTGCCGTCGCCGGACGTGGCGTCGAGGGGGCAGGTGGCGCGGCTGCTGGCCAGGCGATTGGCGTCGGTCCTGGTGGTCGAGTTGCTGGTGGCGGAGCAGTCCGTGGTCCCAACGGCGGAGCTGCCGCACGCGGCTTTGTCGCTGGCCCCAATGGTGTAGCAGCCGGTTTTGCTCACGTTACTCCTTCTGGTCGCTATACCTGTGCAGCGGCTGTGCGCACCAACTACAACCACTGGGGTTACTACGACCGCGGCTGGTATACCAACCATCCTGGTGCCTGGTTCGCCGCGGGTTGGGCTGCTGGAGCAGCATGGAATCCCTGCACCTGGTACGACGCGTCCGCCTACTGCGGCTACGCGGATACCCAGCCCGTCTATTACGACTACGGCAACAACGTTACCTATCAAGACAACAGCGTGTTTGTGAATGGGCAAGATGTCGGCACCTCGGAGCAGTACTACGACCAGGCAACTCAGCTCGCAACTGCAGGTTCCGCGGCGGATGCTCCGGCCGATGGAGACTGGCTGCCGCTTGGTGTCTTCGCACTGACCAAAACCGACGAAACAAAGTCGGATGTCACGATTCAGCTGGCAGTGAACAAGCAGGGCATTCTGCGCGGCAACTACACGGATACCGTGAGCAACCAAACTCAAGTGGTGCAAGGTTCGGTCGACAAAAGCACGCAACGAGTTGCCTTCACCGTGGGCACCGACAAGACCAACATCGTCGAAACTGGGCTATATAACCTGACAAAGGACGAAGCCCCCGCACTCATCCACTTCGGCAAAGATCGCACGGAGCAATGGCTTCTGGTGCGATTGAAAAAGCCGGATGCAACCAGCAACCAGTAGTCTCCTCTGCTGTTGAATCGCGATCGCACCAAGTCGCCTTCCTCTCGCGACGCCCTGCTCGAAGAGTCATTGAACCTTTAACTCGGAAGTGTCGCTATGAAGTTTCGTCCTTGTCTGCCGGTCATATTCTCGCTGCTGATGCTTGTCCCCATTGGTCAACTCTTGGCACGTGGCCCTGGCGGCGGTGGCGGAGGACCGGGTGGCGGTTGGCGTCCCGGCGGCGGAGGCGGCGGCTTTGGAGGCGGAGCAGGTGGAGGCGGCTTTGGAGGTAGCCAAAACCGCGGTGGTGGTGGTTTTGGCGGAGGTGGCCAAAGCAGTGGCTTCGATCGTGGGAGTCAAGGCGCTGGTGGATTCGGTGGAGGAGGCCAAGGCGGTGGTTTTGATCGTGGCGGTCAAGGCGCTGGTGGTTTTGGCGGTGGCAACTTCGACCGTGGCGGTCAAGGCGCTGGTGGTTTTGGCGGTGGCAACTTCGACCGTGGTGGACAAGGCGCTGGCGGGTTCGGAGGCGGTAGCATCGACCGTGGCGGACAAGGCGCTGGTGGTTTCGGTGGTGGCAACTTCGACCGTGGCGGACAAGGCGCTGGCGGTTTTGGTGGTGGCAACTTCGACCGTGGCGGACAAGGTGATGGTGGCGCATTCGGGCGAGGAGCATCGAGTACGCCTGACCGTAGTCAACTCAATAGCTTCTTAGGTCTTCCTTCGGACGAAGGTTTGCAACATCGAAACTCGCAAGGCGCTGGCAATGCTTCCGGTGCTCAGGGGGCTGCCGCCGGAGCTGCTTATTCCAATCGCAATGCATCGCAGTATTCCGGCGCCCAAGGTGCAGCCGCGGGTGCTGCGGCTTCGAATCGAAATCAGCCGCAGTATTCAGGCGCTCAAGGTGCCGCGGCCGGTGCTGCTGCAGCCAATCGCAATCAGCCACAGTACTCCGGTGCTCAAGGTGCAGCCGCTGGTGCGGCAGTTGCCAATCGCAATCAGCCCCAATACTCCGGCGCTCAAGGTGCGGCTGTCGGCTATGCAGCAGGAGCCAATAATTCACCCTCGGCCCGCTATGGCGCGGCCACTGCAGTTCGTGGCAATTACAACAACTGGGGCCTCTATGGCAACGACTGGTATCGCCGCTATCCAGGTGCCTGGACCTCGGCCGGTTGGGCCGCGGGTGCGGCGTGGACTGCCGCCAGTTGGAACTCGGCTGCCGACTATTGCGGCTGTGCGACCACTCAGCCCGTCTATTACGACTACGGCAACAACGTCACCTATCAAGACAACAACGTCTACGTCAACGGCCAGTCTGCCGGTTCGACCGCCGACTACTACAACCAGGCTGCTGCCTTAGCGACGACTGGTGCCGAAGCGGCCAGTTCTCCCGATGCCGATTGGTTGCCACTCGGTGTATTCGCGCTAACCAAGTCGGGCCAAACGAAATCAGACGTCTCGATTCAACTGGCCGTGAACAAGGCGGGCGTGATTCGCGGCAACTATACCGATACCGTCACCAACAAATCTCAGCAGGTGCAAGGTTCAGTCGACAAGGAATCCCAGCGGGTGGCCTTTACCGTGGGGGACAACACCACGAATGTGATTGAAACCGGAATCTACAACCTCACCAAGGATGAAGCGCCGGTCCTGATCCACTTTGGCCAAGACCGCACCGAGCAGTGGCTGCTGGTTCGCCTGCAAAAGCCCGACAACGCCGCAAACTAACGATTTCACTTTCGAACTGGCACCTTGGTGCCAGCCCATGAAAGCAAAGTCCACCGGGCGGCCAAACAGGCCGCCCGCTCTGCTTTTCGCCTGCCATAACTGCCGCTCCAGCAGTTGCTTTCAAAAAATCCGGCAGATTCTTCGGCAGAATTACCAGCGGTCGGGAGTGTAGTGTTAGTCTAAGCTGCACCCCGCTGTTTTCTGGCGTCAAACCTCCCTGCCATGACTCCTGCCGACGATCCTAACGAAGACTTCCTTCGGCTGTTCATGCGGCACGAGTCGCAGATTCGGGCCTACGTGCGGGCTTGCCTGCCACGTGCGGCCGAAGTCGACGAGGTGATGCAAGAGGTCGGGCTTGTCGCCTGGCGAAAGTTCGCCTCGCTGGCCGATGCCTCGCAGTTTCCTCGCTGGGTTTGCTTGATTGCCCGGTTCGAGATTCTGAAGTTCCGACGGAAGTACGCCCGGGACCGACTCGTGCTCGACGATGCGACGATCGAGCTACTGGCGGAGGAAGGGGCTGAAGAAATGCCTCTCCGCGAATTGCAGCTCAAGGCCCTGGATGAGTGTGTAGCGAAGTTGCCGGCCGAGCGACGCCAGTTGGTTCTGAACGCCTATTCGCCCGATACGACCATCAAAGAATTGGCCGCCACCCTGGGGCGAACCGAGAACTCGCTCTATCAATTGCTGGCGAGAATTCGGCAAGAACTGTTGCGGTGCGTCGAACGAACGCTGGCAACTCAATCGTGAATTTGGACTGTGGAATGAACGCTGTTGAATTGAACCTGCTCGACCGTTACCTGCACGACAGCCTCGAACCGGCCGATTTCGAGCCGCTGCAGACTTTGCTGCGCGAGAGCGCGGAAGCGCGGCGCACTCTGCGCGGCCTGGCCACCGTCGATGCCAAGCTCGCCGAGATGGCGGCTATTGCACCTAACGATCTCCTTCAGCCCAACCTGCCAGCTGTGGTTCCTGCACCGGTTCGCCGCAGTGGTTTGATTGCCTGGCGTCCTCTCAGCGGACTCGCCTTGGGACTATTGATCGGCGTGGCGTTTTCTTCGGTCGCCTGGGCGTATGCTGTTCCCCGCTGGCTAGGCATTCATCAGGCAACGTTGCTTTTGGCAGAGAGTTTCGAAACTGGAAGTTCGCCGCAGGTTGCCGGTCTGCCAACCGGTCCCGAAGTGTGGAGTGGCGACTTCACGGCGGTCACCGGTGCGCGAGCGGGAATTCTCCCGGCGCATGGCAACAAGATGTTGCAGATGCTGCGGGCCGATTACCAAGGCAAAACCAATTCGGATCCAGGTTATTGCGGCGATCTGTTTCGCGTGGTTGACCTGCGCCCTTATCGCGAGCAACTGGCCAGCGGAACCGTGGTCGTCAGGTTGTCGGCTGCCTTTAACGCAGTTCCCTTTCCCGAGTCTGAGCAGTATCGCTGCTCGATTGGCATTCACGCCTTAACCGCCGACCTGACCGTAAGCCCCACTGCACTCGCAGGCGCGATGCAGGTCAATGGTGCGTTGGCCATGGCGCGGCAAAGTTGCCCGCGCTTGGATCGGGATCCGCGCACCTGGCAGCACGTCGAAGGCTCCTTGCAACTGCCGGCAGAAACCGAGTTTCTACTCATTCACCTAGGCGTTAACCACATTCCCAAATTCCAACGAAGCGTGGAGTTCGCGGGGCACTTTCTGGACGACGTGCAAATTACTCTCTCGCAGATTCAGTAGCAACTGGCGAAGATTGGGCCACGCCTGATCATTAAGTTATCTCTCACAAGACAAATACGATGACACGAAGCCTCGTCTTACTCTCCGGCGCGATCTCCCTGGCGCTCATTCACTCGCCAATTCTGGCTGCCGAGGCCAAGTCGCAGGCGAGTATGCCGGAGCGGCATCTGGCGATCCTTCGCACCAGTTGCCAGAAGTGCCACGGTGCCGAGAAGCAAGAAGGGAAGTTTCGCGTCGACGATCTGCCGCCTGTGATCACCAACGTTGAAGTAGCGGAGCGCTGGCAGAAGGTTCTCAATGCGCTGAACTCGGGCGAAATGCCCCCGGAGGATGAGCAACAACTCGACGGCAAAGCCAAGGCTGATCTGCTGGACGATTTAGCAAACGTCATGGTTTCGGCGAGGAAGAGCCTCAGCGATCAGCATGGCAAGATCACCATGCGCCGGTTAAATCGCCGCGAATATGCCAACACACTTCGCGCCCTGCTTGGTGCGGAGATCAGCGTGAGTGAACTTCCGGCCGACACGGGCGCGGGAAGTTTTGACACCGTGGGCTCCAACCTCTTCATGTCGGGCAATCAATTCGAGCAGTACCTGGCCCTGGGACGCGAGGCGCTCGACGAAGCTTTCGAACGCCAGGCTGCAGCCAGCGACTCGCGCAAGTTGCGCTATGAAGCCGAAACGACCACGCCTCTGTTGGCCAAGTTGCATAGCAACGACTTGGAGGCCAAGCGTCGCGGCGAGCTCTGGATCAAGGCCGTGGAAGAAGCCGCCGCCAAACCCGAGAACGTCGCGATCGCCGCCGAGTTGCGCAAAGCAGCTCCTTCCGAAGCCATCTTTCGCCGTTCGTGGGCGAAGATTCCCGGCGCGCCGTCGCCGGAATCGTTCGGGTTTAACACGGGCGAGAATAATGCCGACAAGGCCAACCGAGCCGCCGGGAATGTCTACATGCATCCCTACCGTGAGTACTATCTCAAGCAGCCCGCGCTAGATACCGGCGCCTATCTCACCATCAACAACGGCGACTTCAACTCGTGGCTGACCCTGCTGGTCCCCTTTAATTGGCCAGTGGGAGATTACCTCGTGCGCGTCCGGATGGCAGCCACCGAGCAAGCCGCGCCGGAACGACGCTATCTCGAGTTCGGCATTCATCCGCGACACGGGCAGGTGATGAGTACTCACCACGTCACGGGGACGATGGCTGAACCGCAGGTCATCGAAATACCCCTTACCCTGACTCGCAAACATCGAGAACGCGACAATCGCACGCTCTTCATTCGCGAGAAAGGAACCGCCGACCACATTGAACAATCGCGCCGCCGATTCAATGACGGGATGAAGCGTAACGGCGTCGGCCCAGAGGTCGCGATCTGGATCGACTGGATGGAAATCGAACGCGTGCCGACCGCAAATTCGCCGTTGTCGCCGGGCCTGGCGGCCCTCACGATTCCACTCGACGACAAGTCGAAGGCCCCGTCAAGAGAAGCACTGCGCTCGTCCCTTGAACAATTCTCTAGCGAAGCCTTCCGCGGCCGAACACCGCCGCCGAGCTATGTCGATCGCCTGCTGGCGCTCTACGATACTCGCCTGAAGGCTGGCGACAAACATTCTGCCGCTTTGAAGGAAACGCTCTCGGTGGTGTTGTCATCGCCGATGTTTCTCTATTTGGCCGAGCCCGGAGAAGATCAGGCGCGCCGGCCACTGAACGATCAGGAACTGGCCACGCGGTTGTCTTATTTTCTGTGGGGCTCGCCCCCCGATGCAACACTCCGAGATCTCGCCGAGCGCGGTGAGCTGACTCGGCCTAAGGTTCTCGCGCAACAGACCGCGCGCTTGCTGGACGATCCGCGGTCGCAAGGATTTCTTAGGCCGTTTGTCTATCAATGGCTGAACCTCGACCGGCTCGACTTCTTTGAGGTTAACCAGGCTCTTTTTCCCCGCTTCGATGACGCCACCAAGCTGGCCGCGCGAAACGAAGTCTATGAGACGTTCGAGTACCTGCACCGCGAGAACGCCAGCCTGCGCGACCTGCTGAAGGCCGACTATATCGTCATCGACAGCGTGCTGGCGAACTACTACGGCTTGGATGGTGTGACCGGAGATGCGTATCGCAAAGTGACTTTGCCTGCGGATTCGCCTCGTGGCGGATTACTCGGCATGGCAGCCGTCAACGTGATGGGCGGGAACGGCGAACGGACTAGTCCCGTCGAACGCGGAGCTTGGGTCCTGCGCAAGTTGCTAAACGATCCGCCACCTCCCGCGCCGGCCAACGTGCCGCAGATTGCGCGGCTCGCCGGCAAAGTGCTGACGACGCGCGAGCGCTTGCAGTTGCACCAGGAAGAAGCCCAGTGCGCGAGTTGCCACCGCAAGATCGATCCGATCGGTTTTGGTCTGGAGAACTTTGATGCAGTAGGCCAATGGCGCACTGAAGATTCGTATCAAGCAACCACCGCGGATGGAAAACCCGATCCCAAGCAAAAGAAGACGTGGAAGATCGATCCCGCTGCGGCATTTCACAACGGCCCTGAGTTCCGTAGCTATTTCGAAATGCGCGACGCGATCGCCGCCAAGTCGGACTCGTTCGCGCGAGGCTACAGCATGGCGCTGATCGAATACGCTTTGGGGCGCCCGTGCGGCTTCAGCGACGAGCCCCTGATCGAAGCCATGTGGCAGCGTGCCAGTGGCCAGGACCTGGCTGTGCGCGAGTTCATTCAGGCACTTGTGGCCAGCGACGCCTTTCACACCAAGTAAACTTCACCTAACGAATTACCTCCCCAGGAATGAAACGATGAACACATTTCCCAGCCGTCGCTCCTTTCTGCAATCCAGTACCGCGCTAATCGCCCTGCCGGCGCTGGAGTCGCTCGGTTTTCGCCGCTTTGCTGCGGCCGCTGCGCCGAGCGCGCCACCCAAGCGACTCGTGTTTCTGGGCTTTGGCTGGGGTGTGACCGAAACGACCTGGTACCCCGATATCAATCAGCCCGGGGCAAACTATGAGTTGCCGCTCGGCCTCAAGCCGCTCGCACGGCACAAAGCTGACTTTACCGTCGTGCAAGGTCTGTGGAACAAGTATTCCAACGAAGGGCACTGGGGCAGCACGATGTGGTTGACCGGAGCGAATCGTTATGCTCAGACCGGGCAGAGCTTCTACAACAGCATCTCGGCCGACCAAGTGGCTGCCGCGCAGTTTGGCCAGCACACACGTTTCCCGTCGTTGCAATTGAACGGCAGCGAAAGCGCTGGCGGCTCCGGTCATGGTCCCGGCTTGTCGCTGGCCTGGGACGTGCGGGGCAAGCCCATCGGCGGACAGAGCACTCCGCTCGAGGCTTATCATCGGCTCTTCTCGAAAGACACCACGCCAATCGAACAGCAGAAAGCCATGCTCGCGCAAAAACGGAGCGTGCTCGATACGGTCATCGAGAATGCCCGCGATCTTCAGCGGGGACTTGGTGCCAACGACTCTGCGAAGCTCGACGAGTACTTCGAAGGCATTCGCGATATCGAGACGCGCTTAAGCAAGGACGAACAATGGCTCGGCGTTCCTCAGCCCAAATCGACCTTGGCCGAACCCAAGCCAGGGCTGGCCGGTCGTGAAGAAATCAAGCTCATGTACGACTTGATTGTCGCAGCGCTGCAAACCGACAGCACCCGCGTTCTCACTTATCGCCAGCCCGTTAGCACGCTCCTCACCAGTCTCGATATCAAAGTTCATCCGCACGACATGAGCCACTATCACACCGTGCTCGGCGAGAAGCTGGATGCTTCGCAGCAACGCGACCTGGCTCAAAGCGAACTGCTCGCTGGTCTGATCGACAAGCTCAAGACGGTGAAAGAAGGCGACGGCTCGCGGTTGTTCGATCACGTGGCGCTGGCCTATGGCAGCAACATTCGAACCGGCCACTCGCTCGACAACTGCCCGACGATTCTCACGGGAGGTGCAGCGGGAATCAAGCTTGGCCATAACCTGGTCGTTTCGCGCGGCACGCCACTCTGCAATGCCTGGCTCACCGTGTTGCAAGGACTGGGTGTTTCAGCCGAACGCCACGGCGACAGCACCGGCGTTGTGAAAGAGTTGATTGCTTAGCTTCGCACACTCAATGAAGGCACCCTTACGACGATCGCTACCCACCATGCTTAAGTACAGCCTCGCCTTAGCGTTTGCCATTTCCTCAGTTCAGCCATTGATGTCTTCATTGAGAGCGGAAGAGCCAACTGCGCAGAAGCAACGCCCCGCTGCTACCAAAGTTCAATTTGGAGTGAACTCGGCAGCCATTACTTCGCCCGAGATGCGCGAAGCAGTCAATCGCTTTCACGAGTGTGGAGTTATCGAAGGGCGACGTGGTTCGCTCACCTTTTTTCGTTGGACAACTGCCGAACCTCAACGTTTGGCCCATCTGGGGCTGTGGGGCCCCAAGGCTGGCAATGATTCACTGTTGCTGGCCGCCACCACACTGCCGGATCTAGAAAACGTCAGCATCTATGAAACCAACATTAACGACGATGGGCTGCAGGGACTTGTCAAGCTGACAAAACTGAAGTCCCTGGCCATCACGCCGATCGTTCGCTACGAGAAGGCAGGCTTCGGTCCACCGCAGTGGTCATATCCCTTCATGGAGCAGCGCTCTGAGCGACCCCGGGTCACCGGTAAGTCGCTCGAACAGCTGGCGCAAATCAAGACAATCGAATCGCTGAACTTGCTGGACGCCCAGCTATCGTCGAACGACCTGAAAGCGCTCACTGCCTGGCC
Above is a window of Anatilimnocola aggregata DNA encoding:
- a CDS encoding DUF1592 domain-containing protein codes for the protein MTRSLVLLSGAISLALIHSPILAAEAKSQASMPERHLAILRTSCQKCHGAEKQEGKFRVDDLPPVITNVEVAERWQKVLNALNSGEMPPEDEQQLDGKAKADLLDDLANVMVSARKSLSDQHGKITMRRLNRREYANTLRALLGAEISVSELPADTGAGSFDTVGSNLFMSGNQFEQYLALGREALDEAFERQAAASDSRKLRYEAETTTPLLAKLHSNDLEAKRRGELWIKAVEEAAAKPENVAIAAELRKAAPSEAIFRRSWAKIPGAPSPESFGFNTGENNADKANRAAGNVYMHPYREYYLKQPALDTGAYLTINNGDFNSWLTLLVPFNWPVGDYLVRVRMAATEQAAPERRYLEFGIHPRHGQVMSTHHVTGTMAEPQVIEIPLTLTRKHRERDNRTLFIREKGTADHIEQSRRRFNDGMKRNGVGPEVAIWIDWMEIERVPTANSPLSPGLAALTIPLDDKSKAPSREALRSSLEQFSSEAFRGRTPPPSYVDRLLALYDTRLKAGDKHSAALKETLSVVLSSPMFLYLAEPGEDQARRPLNDQELATRLSYFLWGSPPDATLRDLAERGELTRPKVLAQQTARLLDDPRSQGFLRPFVYQWLNLDRLDFFEVNQALFPRFDDATKLAARNEVYETFEYLHRENASLRDLLKADYIVIDSVLANYYGLDGVTGDAYRKVTLPADSPRGGLLGMAAVNVMGGNGERTSPVERGAWVLRKLLNDPPPPAPANVPQIARLAGKVLTTRERLQLHQEEAQCASCHRKIDPIGFGLENFDAVGQWRTEDSYQATTADGKPDPKQKKTWKIDPAAAFHNGPEFRSYFEMRDAIAAKSDSFARGYSMALIEYALGRPCGFSDEPLIEAMWQRASGQDLAVREFIQALVASDAFHTK
- a CDS encoding DUF1552 domain-containing protein gives rise to the protein MNTFPSRRSFLQSSTALIALPALESLGFRRFAAAAAPSAPPKRLVFLGFGWGVTETTWYPDINQPGANYELPLGLKPLARHKADFTVVQGLWNKYSNEGHWGSTMWLTGANRYAQTGQSFYNSISADQVAAAQFGQHTRFPSLQLNGSESAGGSGHGPGLSLAWDVRGKPIGGQSTPLEAYHRLFSKDTTPIEQQKAMLAQKRSVLDTVIENARDLQRGLGANDSAKLDEYFEGIRDIETRLSKDEQWLGVPQPKSTLAEPKPGLAGREEIKLMYDLIVAALQTDSTRVLTYRQPVSTLLTSLDIKVHPHDMSHYHTVLGEKLDASQQRDLAQSELLAGLIDKLKTVKEGDGSRLFDHVALAYGSNIRTGHSLDNCPTILTGGAAGIKLGHNLVVSRGTPLCNAWLTVLQGLGVSAERHGDSTGVVKELIA